The sequence CTTCAGGGGTCTACGAAATTCGTACAATTTTAGGATCCTGTGTTTCTGTATGTATGTACCACGAGAAAACAAAACATAGTGCCATCAATCATATCCTGTTACCAGGAAGTAATGATAAGGTAGAAGAGAAAAAAAGTTCACGGTATGGAATTACTTCGATGGAACTTTTGATCAACGAATTTGTAAAATTGAACATCCCTCGTACGGAATTAAAGGCAAAAATATTCGGTGGATCTCAAACTTTAAAACTAACAACGAGTAACGCTGGTCCAAAAAATATAAAATTCGTTAAAGACTTTTTACAAACAGAAAAAATTCCAATCATCAGTGAAGATACTGGTGGAGATTTATATAGAAAATTAGTTTTTCATACGGATTGTTATGATGTTTTTATCACAAGAATACCTGCGAACCAATCCACTGAAATTCTTACACAAGAAAGACATTTTGAAACGAAGGTTCGCGAAAGAATGGTTAAAAAAACTTCTATTTTTACATTTTAACCAGTGATTCGTTTGAGAACTTCAATCAAATCTTCATCATCAAAGGGTTTCACGATCCATGCTTTAACACCGGCATCTTTCCCTGCTTGGCGTAAATGGTCACTTGATTCTGTGGAAACAATGACAATATTCGCACCTGCACCTTTTGGGTGTGCTAAAAAATCACGAGATAACTCAATCCCATTTTTTCCAGGCATATTGACATCAAATACACAACCATCAAATGGTCCGTTAAGCTCTAAACTTTTCATTGCTTGTTCGGCATTTTCTGCTTTGAATATTTCATAACCTTCATCACCAAGAACCATTTCCATAAGTTTAAGGGCCGTTGGTGCATCATCACAAAGTAATATTTTTTTTGACATATTGAATCTCCTCGTTAACTATAAATATTGTAAAATAACATCAGGTATGGAAGAAAGACTTACTTGTCTATCAACAGCACCTAACAAAAATGCTTCTCTCGGCATACCATACACTACGCTGGATTCTTCATCTTGACCAATCGTACGGCCGCCAGAATCTTTTATTGCTTTTAAACCAACCGCTCCGTCTCTTCCCATCCCGGTAAGTAAGATGGCCAAACAATGGCTCCCCATTTTCCCTTGGGAAATAGAGTTAAACATTACATCTACGGAAGGTCGATGCCCACTCACTTTATCAAACATTTCTACTTCTAAATAAAAACGTCCTGCTAATCGACGTACCAAGAGGTGTTGGTCACCTGGTGCCAAATAAACATGACCTGGTTCTAATATATCTCCATGTTCAGCTTCTTTCACTGGTAGACCTGTGGTTTGGTTGAGTCTTTGTGCAAACAAAGTCGTAAAGTGTTCTGGCATATGTTGTACAATGACAATGGGAGGTAAGTCATTAGGTAATTTATGCAATATAAAATCTAATGCTTGTGTCCCTCCTGTGGAAGCACCAATCGCAATTAATTTAATGTTTGTTTGTTTGCCTTTTAATCCAGATAGTTTGGATTGATTACTCGTTATGTATTGTTTTGGTTTTGAACCAAGGCCAAATTTTTTAATTTTATTCTTTAATTCTTCTAACATTCTTAGAAAATCAGCTTCAGTCCCATCTGGTTTTTTGACAAAATCCATTGCTCCTTTTTCAAGAGCTTGGATGGTTGCATTGGCACCTGACACTGTATATGTGCTAAGCATAATGACAGGGATGGGAAAATTGGGAATTAACCAATCTAAAAATTCAATTCCAGTCATCCCAGGCATATCAACATCTAGGCTAATCACGTCTGGTAAAAGCTGTGGAACTAGACGTTTGGCTTCTAGTGCATTGGAAGCAGTTCCAACCACTTGAATATTTGGATCGTTGGAAAACATTTCCGTAAGAACATTTCTTACAACCGATTGATCATCAACAATGAGTAACTTAATCATCAGTCAATTCGTTGCATTTTTTGGAAAATGGATTTTACATCTAAAATCAAACTCACATTCCCACTTCCTAGGATGGTGAATCCATTGACCCCGTTCGCTTCCTCTAAAATTCCTTGTAATGGTTTGATGACAACGTTTTGGTTCCCAATGATTTCATCAACTCTGAGGCCAATGAGTTTCTTTTCATACTCAAGGACAATCATAAGAGGGTCTAAACCATCATAAAAAATTTCTTCCCTATGGTTTAGGATTTGGTTGATATCGAAGATAGGAATAAAAGTTCCGCGAACATCAATTACCTTCTGGTTGTCTTCTAATGGAATCTCTGTACGATCGCGAAGGCTAATAAATTCTCTTAGTTCTGTTGTTTGAATCGTAAAAAATTTGTTCCCAATTCTAACAACGGTTCCTTCCATAATTCCCAGCGATAATGGAATTCTTAAAATGAAACTTGTTCCTTTTCCTAGATGGCTATGGATTTCAATTTTTCCACCCATCCTCTCGATGTTTTGGCGAACAATATCCATTCCTACGCCACGGCCAGATATATCAGTTACCGATTCCGCAGTAGACAATCCAGGTACAAAGATTAAATTGTAAACCTCTCTATCCGAAAGTTGGTCTGTGTCTCCCGAAAGAATTCCTCTCTCTATGGATTTTTTAATGATTTTTTCTCTATTGAGTCCTCTGCCATCATCCCGAATCATTACCCAGACTTCGTTTACTGATTGCCTTGCGCTGAGTTGGATGGAACCTACTTCTGGTTTGTTTGCTAACGAACGTTCTTCGGCATTTTCAATTCCATGATCAATCGAGTTTCTTAAGATATGAATGATTGGATCTGCGATTAAATCCACTATCGATTTGTCGATTTCTGTTTCTTCGCCACTGATATAAAGTGCGACTTTTTTATTGGCCTTCTTTTGAAGATCTCTTATTAAACGAGACATCTTGTGGAAAACTCCACTGATCGGAATCATTCGCGTAGAGAGAGCAACTTCTTGTAAATCCAAAACAATTTTACGAAGCCGATTGATGGAAGAATTAAAATCTTCGTTTCGAAGTTTCTTCAGAAGAGGGTGTTGTGTTACATTGGATTCTGCAATTACAAGTTCACCTACCAGGTCCATGAGTGCATCTAACTTTTCGTTGGCGACTTTTATCTCTTTTTTGTGAACCGATGAAGAAGGACCTGTTACCTCTTTATCAACTGGTGTTTTCGTTTGGATGAGGGAATCTTGCGTTTGTTTGCCTAATACAGTTTGTGTTTCGACTGGTTCCGGTGTTTTGATATCTTCTATTGGCGAAGTGGTTTCTGATTCACCGAATATTTCAAAACTTTTTTTCTTTAACGGAACATCGGGTGAAACTTCAGATGTCTCTTCTCCAAAGATTTCGAAACTTTTTTTCTTTGTTGGTTTAGGTTCCGTTGGCGCATCGGTTGTTTCTGAGTTTAGTCGTTTGATTTCACGTTTTAAAACTTCGATGATTGCTTCCGATTCTTCATCCAATTCAGGATTGGATTTCGTTTCATCTACTTTTTGTAATAGTCTTCGTAACTGGTCGCAAGTATTGATTAATACCTGGCAAACATCTTCACTCGGAAGGAGTTTTTCCTTACGCAAAATATCCATTAAGGTTTCTGCTTCGTGTGAAATTTTTACTAAACTTTCTAATTTTAGTAATCCACTAGAACCCTTAAGTGTATGAACCGCTCGGAATAGATTATTGATTAACTCTTCATCATATTCACCTGATCTATCATTGATTTCTTCGATAGAGAGGATTGCGGATTCGCAAACCTCTATCAATTCAAATCCTTCAGGAATAAAGTCGAGTAAGAGCTGTTCTCTTCCCATAAATTAACTCAGAATTTTTCAGTTAAAGCGGCATGTTCGTGGCCAGAACTAAATGCATTAGCCTGTTTGTTGTTTTTCCCAAATTCAGCTGCAATGTTTTTTAGATCACCTGGTTTGTTTGTAATGGTTTTTTTCTGTTTAGCCACTAGTAGTTTTTCTTTGTCTATTTTGACTAAAGTTCCCATAATTTCCATTAGGTGGCCGGATTGTTCTTTTAACTCATTGGAAGTTGCTGCTAATTCTTCTGAAGAAGAAGCTGCAATCTGTGTTGTTTGATCCATTTGAGTCATCGCTAAGGAAATTTGGTTGATCCCGGAAGATTGTTCACTAGAAGCATCTGCAATCGACGAAACGAGTTCTGCCGTTTTTTGAATGCTTGGAACAATCTCTTCAATAACCTTTCCTGCCTCTTCTGCGAGTGATACACTATTGGAGGAAAGTTGGTTGATTTCTTGGGCTGCTACCTGGCTTCTTTCTGCTAGTTTTCTGACTTCATCCGCAACTACAGCAAAACCTTTTCCATGTTTCCCAGCACGAGCAGCTTCAATTGCAGCATTTAGCGCTAGTAAGTTGGTTTGGTAAGCGATTTCTTCGATAATTTTGATTTTCGAAGAGATGTTTTTCATCGCATCCAGAGTTTTAAATACAGCTTCTCTTCCTTTTGTAGTTTCTTTGGCAGAAGTGGAAGCGATTTCATTTGTTTCGTTTGCTGCTTGTGAGTTTTGTGTCACAGAAGAAGACATTTCTTCAATAGATGCGGTTGATTCTTCGATGGAAGCTGCTTGTTCACTTGCTCCTTGGCTAAGTGAGTAAGCAGTGGAAGAAACTTGTTCTGCTGCAGTGGAAACTGTTGTTGCGATTTCTACAGCAGAGTTAAGCGCTTTTGTGATGCTTACGATAATCCAAGCGGCAAGAAGAGCGGAAATGATTGCTGAGACTATAAATAGGCCTGCCATAAAAATGAATATACCTTGGTAGTATTCATCAGTAAGTCTATTTGCTTCGTCCATATCGGCTGCTGCCATCGCTGCAATGTCATCGGCAATGGCATCAAATCGATCTGCGGCAGGCCGACCTTTGGCTGAAGAAATATCTTGTGCTTGTTGTGTTAAATTTTTTAAAGCAATTACTTTTACTAGTTCAAAAGCATCCGCATAGTCCTTAAAAGCACCTCTAAGTTCTTCTAGTTTCTCTTTGTCTTTTTGATTTCCGATTTTTTCTAGTTCTTGGATGTAACTAAATAATTCTGAAGTGTAACGAACTCTATCACTTAAACGTTTGTTCATTAGTTCAACTGATTGATCAAGGATTAAGTTTTTCTCGTTTCTTGCGAGCCACATAAACTTTGTTCGTATTTTTTCCGAAAATTGAACCTTCGGTGAATAGATCAATACTAAATCAGTTACTTTGTTGTTAAATATATTAACACTGTAAATTCCTGAGCCAGTGCCGATACCGATAAAAACAATTAACAAGCTGAATCCGAGGATCAATTTTCCTTTAACTGTCATGGACTTTAGATTAAACATTTTTTTTCCTCTTTTATGTTTGATTGCTGATTGCTACATCTAATGCGAGTTGGTCTTCGTCTTTTAGAAGTTTTTCGATATTGAGTAAAACTTTTACATCATCGCTGACCTTAGCTATCGATTTAATAAACTGATTCCCTTGGTGGTCTCCAAATCTTGGAGCCTCTTCCATATTGGTTGGTGCAATTTTGATGACTTCTTTTACTGTGTCTACGATGAGACCGATTAGTTGTTGGTTTACGTTTAGAATGATGACACAGGTTTTGTCATTGTAACCGATGGACTGCATTCGAAATCTATCTCGAACGTCTATAAGAGCAATTACTTTTCCACGAAGATTGATGACACCTTTGATGAAGGTAGGCATATCAGGAATTTCAGTAATACTTTGCATCCCCACAATTTCTGTTATGAATTTAATTTCGATCCCGTAACTTCTATCTGCCAAAGAAAAAATTAGAAACCGACCATCTAGTGTGTCTTCATCATCAAAGTCATCATTGTCATCGGAAAGAGAATCCATATCTAAATTGTTCATAGTGTTACCTACTTATGATCGAAAAAAAGGAATATCTGAACTTGTCTAATCAAAATTATAAATCTACTTAATAAACCGGTTTTAAGCCACAATATCAAATTCCAAGGTTACGGATACTTCCGAGGATTTGTCCTTATAAATATTGGAATCTAAAACATTGAAGTAAATTTTTGCATTCATATCTTCTAGGATTTTTTTTACAATAGGTAAACCAAGTCCCAAACCAAATTCTTCTTTTGAATACCTTTCATCGACGTATCGATTGACTCGATAAAAAGGTTGAAATAAAATAATTTCTTCTGATTTTTTGAAATCAAATTGATGGATTGATGGATCCATTGGTGCATTTAAAATTTTAAGAGAAAGTTTATCTCCTGCTTTCATAAATAAAATATAAATACTCGAATTGTCCGGTCCATACTTCATTGCATTGATTAAGAGTTCGCGAATCGCAGTTCTTAATAGTTTTAAATGACAACGAAATTGATTCTCCTGTCCATTTTGTAAGTTAGAGATATGGAATCTTTGGTTTTTGATGATGGTCATATCTGAAAGATAACTTACTTCTTCTTGAATCAAACTATGTAAGTCTTTCAGGCTTGCAGGTTCCGTAGCACTTGCACTTCCTTCGAAAACGATTTGTGCTTCTGCTAAGGTCTGGACTAATTTTTTTGTACTACGAAAGTTATCGTCAATCAACTCAAAGATAGCAGAAGGAACTTCATAATGATCGTCTACTTTTTTTGCTTTCCTAACAAGGGACCCAACTGTAGTCACTAGTGCTCCTAAACCAGATCCTTGCATAAGCGAAGTGTTGAGATTGGGGAGGGCTTTTTCCATCCAATCTTTATGGCTTCCTTTGCCTTCGATTTCATGGCGCCAGTTGAAGATCTTTATGATTTCTTTATGTAAATTCTCTTCATATTGTACAACTGCCTTTTGGACTTGGGAGAGATCTTTCAGATTTCCCTCTGCAATTTCTAAAGCAGAGATCAGAAAAAACTTTTCTGTTTGGCCTGGAGAGGCAAATGGAGCTACTTTGATAAATAACTGAAACTCAGAAAAAGAAAAATGCGAGGCAAAAGGGATTCCTGTTCCTATTACTTCCGATATTGTTTCCCTCAGGTTGACATAGGATTCAGGAATGAATTCCTCTAAGGTCTGGCCAACAACATTGGAACCTAATTGCCAGGGAGTTGTTTCGGAAGAATAGGCTTCGATAATTTCGCCGGTTTCGGAAAGAAGGATGTAGGTTCCTGCGGGTAGGGATGGGAAAAGGGAACCCGCAAAAGATTTGATTGTATCATCCGTAGACATTTCCGTCATTTCGCCCTCAAGTTTAGAATTAGAACACATTTATAACGGACTATATTTATAACATAATTATTCATAAATTCAAGTAGGTGTATGAAAAAAAGTTCATAAATCCTCGTCTCCAATCATTTCTCGAATTATGTCGTATCTTTTTTGTGGCTCTATTTGGGTAACAGTTTTTTAGGTTACTCTTTGTTCTCCTTTCGTTGTTTGAACGATATATTTATTAATTATAATATACGGATAAGTTGATATGTTGAAGACTGTAGTCTTATTCGCTAAATCACTTCGTTGATACACTAAGATAAGACATGAATTGAAGTACGGTCGCGACCGGTTCCTTTAATTGTTCTTTTCTGATGAGTTTTCTAGTTAGTAAGAAACACAGCGTACATACAATGAATTATTTTTTGGGTGTCCTTCATAGATACTATTGAATGTTGTTGTGAAGTTGATATACCATGCATTGGAAGTCGCAGCATAGGTAGTCGATGTCCAATAATATCCGCTAGCGGAAGAGACTGTATTAGGAAATGTAACTTGGTCAATTGTAGGTCCAGTAGCTTTTGTAAAATCGTACAAACTCACTAGCTCATTACGGTTGGGAAGTTTCCAGGATTTAGATCCTAAAGACAAACTACTACAATAAGTAAGTGCAGTAGCCCAACTTGTTGGAGTTGCTCCACCGGAACAAGTGGAATCATTGTTTTGTCCGTAAGAGCATTTTTGCCAAGTAAGTCCTGTGGAATTGTCTTTTACCGTTCCATCTCCATGGTCGGTAAAGGAAAAAGTTTCGATTGGAGGTAGGGAAGCAACACAGCGGCCATAATATCCATTTGTGTTTATCGTTGCGTATGAATTTCCGGCACTATAGTCCAGATACCAACGATCAGTATTTGGAGGATAGGGAGTAGATGCCCAATAGGCAAAGTTGGCTGTAGAAGGGAGGGTCGTGGGATCTATGATTGTAAGGGATGTTTTGCTTGCGTCGTTAGTGGTTAATAACTCCTTCATGGTAGGGAGACGCCAGGTGTTGTATCCTGCATAACCATTTCCGGAATTCAAAGAATTGAGTGCATTACAGGAGGTAGTTAGAACTGTGATGCCACCAGTGGTCAGCCCCGGGCTGTTTATCGCACAAGTAGGTCCTTCTAAACCTTGCGAACATGTTTTCCAAATGATTCCCGTGGATTGATCCAAAGATATATAATCATTGGGGTAGGTTGCATTGGCACTAGGCCCAGTGTAATTCGTGGAAATTCCAGAGCCAAACGATCCATCATCGCCAGAGCTATAAATTGCAGTTTGTCCAGTTTTTAGAGGAAGGAGGGAATAGGTTCCTTCGACAATGGGACTATGGTCCATTCCTGGTTTGATGGCAATGGCACGAATCCTTTGGCCCGCAAGTCTCCAAATGGAAGATGGTGTTGCATACAGTGTAGATGCATCCGTCGGATCTGACCCATCTGTTGTGATGTAAATGGTGGCACCAGGGGTTATGGTGGAAATGGAAATAAAATGGGGTTCGTTGTAATGCCCTGGAGCTGGGGAAAAAAAAGGAGGCAATACTTGGTTTAAATTCACTGCACAATGTTTGGAAGTATTTCCAGAAAGGATTTTAAAAAGTATTGTTTCGTAGTAACCTTTGAAATTTGGATCACATTGGTTTTCTAAATCGGCTTGATTGCAGTTCGTATAAAAGATAGCAACACATAAGAAAAAAAGAGTGCGGACAAAAAAAACAAGGTAACGGCTCTGTTGCATATCTTAGGCTGCTGAATCGTCCAAATCTATCTTAGTAATTTCTAGATAAAAACAAAATCGTATGCTATTGACAAGTGATTTATCAAATTACAAAGCAATTCTCGGACAGTTTGCACTTAATTTAGGATAGATACTGAACTTGTGACTTTTGTAAACAAACCGGGAATCTAGAGGTTCTGGTTTTGATTATGGACGTGTTGTTTCTCGAAATTCGGATGCTGTAATTTTGAGTTCTTTTTTAAAAGCGTCATAAAAGCTGGAAAGAGATTTATACCCTACTTCAAATCCAATATCACTTACATTCTTTTCTGGGTATTGGATTAGAAGTTCTTTTGCTTCCCCGATGCGGTAACTATGCAGGAAGGAAT is a genomic window of Leptospira brenneri containing:
- a CDS encoding chemotaxis protein CheA, whose translation is MGREQLLLDFIPEGFELIEVCESAILSIEEINDRSGEYDEELINNLFRAVHTLKGSSGLLKLESLVKISHEAETLMDILRKEKLLPSEDVCQVLINTCDQLRRLLQKVDETKSNPELDEESEAIIEVLKREIKRLNSETTDAPTEPKPTKKKSFEIFGEETSEVSPDVPLKKKSFEIFGESETTSPIEDIKTPEPVETQTVLGKQTQDSLIQTKTPVDKEVTGPSSSVHKKEIKVANEKLDALMDLVGELVIAESNVTQHPLLKKLRNEDFNSSINRLRKIVLDLQEVALSTRMIPISGVFHKMSRLIRDLQKKANKKVALYISGEETEIDKSIVDLIADPIIHILRNSIDHGIENAEERSLANKPEVGSIQLSARQSVNEVWVMIRDDGRGLNREKIIKKSIERGILSGDTDQLSDREVYNLIFVPGLSTAESVTDISGRGVGMDIVRQNIERMGGKIEIHSHLGKGTSFILRIPLSLGIMEGTVVRIGNKFFTIQTTELREFISLRDRTEIPLEDNQKVIDVRGTFIPIFDINQILNHREEIFYDGLDPLMIVLEYEKKLIGLRVDEIIGNQNVVIKPLQGILEEANGVNGFTILGSGNVSLILDVKSIFQKMQRID
- a CDS encoding protein-glutamate methylesterase/protein-glutamine glutaminase, which gives rise to MIKLLIVDDQSVVRNVLTEMFSNDPNIQVVGTASNALEAKRLVPQLLPDVISLDVDMPGMTGIEFLDWLIPNFPIPVIMLSTYTVSGANATIQALEKGAMDFVKKPDGTEADFLRMLEELKNKIKKFGLGSKPKQYITSNQSKLSGLKGKQTNIKLIAIGASTGGTQALDFILHKLPNDLPPIVIVQHMPEHFTTLFAQRLNQTTGLPVKEAEHGDILEPGHVYLAPGDQHLLVRRLAGRFYLEVEMFDKVSGHRPSVDVMFNSISQGKMGSHCLAILLTGMGRDGAVGLKAIKDSGGRTIGQDEESSVVYGMPREAFLLGAVDRQVSLSSIPDVILQYL
- a CDS encoding DUF1566 domain-containing protein, which codes for MQQSRYLVFFVRTLFFLCVAIFYTNCNQADLENQCDPNFKGYYETILFKILSGNTSKHCAVNLNQVLPPFFSPAPGHYNEPHFISISTITPGATIYITTDGSDPTDASTLYATPSSIWRLAGQRIRAIAIKPGMDHSPIVEGTYSLLPLKTGQTAIYSSGDDGSFGSGISTNYTGPSANATYPNDYISLDQSTGIIWKTCSQGLEGPTCAINSPGLTTGGITVLTTSCNALNSLNSGNGYAGYNTWRLPTMKELLTTNDASKTSLTIIDPTTLPSTANFAYWASTPYPPNTDRWYLDYSAGNSYATINTNGYYGRCVASLPPIETFSFTDHGDGTVKDNSTGLTWQKCSYGQNNDSTCSGGATPTSWATALTYCSSLSLGSKSWKLPNRNELVSLYDFTKATGPTIDQVTFPNTVSSASGYYWTSTTYAATSNAWYINFTTTFNSIYEGHPKNNSLYVRCVSY
- a CDS encoding chemotaxis protein CheW; the protein is MNNLDMDSLSDDNDDFDDEDTLDGRFLIFSLADRSYGIEIKFITEIVGMQSITEIPDMPTFIKGVINLRGKVIALIDVRDRFRMQSIGYNDKTCVIILNVNQQLIGLIVDTVKEVIKIAPTNMEEAPRFGDHQGNQFIKSIAKVSDDVKVLLNIEKLLKDEDQLALDVAISNQT
- a CDS encoding chemotaxis protein CheD; protein product: MKQKVFLNIGEAYFTSGVYEIRTILGSCVSVCMYHEKTKHSAINHILLPGSNDKVEEKKSSRYGITSMELLINEFVKLNIPRTELKAKIFGGSQTLKLTTSNAGPKNIKFVKDFLQTEKIPIISEDTGGDLYRKLVFHTDCYDVFITRIPANQSTEILTQERHFETKVRERMVKKTSIFTF
- a CDS encoding response regulator; translation: MSKKILLCDDAPTALKLMEMVLGDEGYEIFKAENAEQAMKSLELNGPFDGCVFDVNMPGKNGIELSRDFLAHPKGAGANIVIVSTESSDHLRQAGKDAGVKAWIVKPFDDEDLIEVLKRITG
- a CDS encoding HAMP domain-containing methyl-accepting chemotaxis protein, with the protein product MFNLKSMTVKGKLILGFSLLIVFIGIGTGSGIYSVNIFNNKVTDLVLIYSPKVQFSEKIRTKFMWLARNEKNLILDQSVELMNKRLSDRVRYTSELFSYIQELEKIGNQKDKEKLEELRGAFKDYADAFELVKVIALKNLTQQAQDISSAKGRPAADRFDAIADDIAAMAAADMDEANRLTDEYYQGIFIFMAGLFIVSAIISALLAAWIIVSITKALNSAVEIATTVSTAAEQVSSTAYSLSQGASEQAASIEESTASIEEMSSSVTQNSQAANETNEIASTSAKETTKGREAVFKTLDAMKNISSKIKIIEEIAYQTNLLALNAAIEAARAGKHGKGFAVVADEVRKLAERSQVAAQEINQLSSNSVSLAEEAGKVIEEIVPSIQKTAELVSSIADASSEQSSGINQISLAMTQMDQTTQIAASSSEELAATSNELKEQSGHLMEIMGTLVKIDKEKLLVAKQKKTITNKPGDLKNIAAEFGKNNKQANAFSSGHEHAALTEKF
- a CDS encoding sensor histidine kinase, which codes for MCSNSKLEGEMTEMSTDDTIKSFAGSLFPSLPAGTYILLSETGEIIEAYSSETTPWQLGSNVVGQTLEEFIPESYVNLRETISEVIGTGIPFASHFSFSEFQLFIKVAPFASPGQTEKFFLISALEIAEGNLKDLSQVQKAVVQYEENLHKEIIKIFNWRHEIEGKGSHKDWMEKALPNLNTSLMQGSGLGALVTTVGSLVRKAKKVDDHYEVPSAIFELIDDNFRSTKKLVQTLAEAQIVFEGSASATEPASLKDLHSLIQEEVSYLSDMTIIKNQRFHISNLQNGQENQFRCHLKLLRTAIRELLINAMKYGPDNSSIYILFMKAGDKLSLKILNAPMDPSIHQFDFKKSEEIILFQPFYRVNRYVDERYSKEEFGLGLGLPIVKKILEDMNAKIYFNVLDSNIYKDKSSEVSVTLEFDIVA